CATGACGGCGAACACGATGGCCAGCTGGCCGAGTTCCACGCCGACGTTGAATCCGACGAGCGACCGCGCGAGCGCGCCCGGCTGCAGTCCCAGGTCGGCGAGCACGTTGGCGAAACCGAATCCGTGCACGAGCCCGAACAGGAACGCGGCCGCCCAGCGCCGTCGGTGCGCCACCGGCAGCACGTTGTTCAACGCCGCGAGCAGGACCGACAACGCGATCGCCGCCTCCACCCAGCGCGACGGCAAGGTGACGATGCCCAGCGCGGCCGCCGACAGCGTGATCGAATGCGCCAGCGAGAACGCGGTGACGATCCGGAGCACGTCGGCGAGCGCTGGCCCCGGACGCGCCACCGCCCGCCACCCGGCGCCGGCGCGCGCCAGCACCGCCGGCAGCAGCAGCGACAGCAGGAACAGGATGTGGTCGTAGCCGATCCAGATGTGCCGGATGCCATCGCGCACGAAGCTGGCGAATCCCTGGCCCGCGCCCTCCTCGAACACGGCGGACGGCCGGTCGGCGCCGAGGACCAGCGTGCGGGTCGTGCCGGCCGACCGCAGCCCGATGAGCCCCTTGTGCTGCGGGTCGACGTCGGCGAACAGCCGGTAGCCGACCTGCAACGGACCGGCGGCCGGACAGTCGGCGGCAAAGCGCAGCACGGTGTACGTGCCGTCCGTGTGGCGGTCGACGAGTTGCTCGCCCGCGCGCAGCGTGCACGCCCGGCCGCCGCGCGCGAGCGTCAGGCGCGCGAGCGCGTAGGCAGCAATCGCTCCGTGGCGCGCGCGCACCTCGGCCCAGGTCAGGCGACCGTCGCCGTCGGCGTCCAGGCCGATCGCGTAGTCCAGGTCGCGCAGGGCGATGTCCCACCGGCCCGTCAGGCGAGCGCCGCCGGCGTCCTCGATGTTCAGGTAGCTGTCGCTGGGCTTGTGCGCCTGCGCCGGCAGCGTGCAGCCGAGCAGCAGCAGCGCGGCCAGGAAGACCCTGCGCAGGCCGTTCATGGCTGCGCTCCCGGACGGACGAGCGCCCCGGCCAGGCGGGCGAGCGCCACGTCCTCGACGCCGGCGGTGCGCATCCAGTCCAGGACGGGGCGAGCGGCCGCCGCGGCGCGCGCGGCCCCCGCCGCTTCCAGCAGGATGCGGGCGTCGGCCGGCTCCTTCTGCGCGTCCCAGTTACGGCGCGCGAGGTCCAGGGCGCGCCCGGCGTCGCCGCGCAGCGCGAGCTCGAAACGGGCTTGTTCGCGCAGATGCACGCCGTCCCCGCGTCGCTCCGCGGCCGCGAAGCGCGCGTCGAGCTCGGCGACCGCGGCCGCCAGCGCATCGCGCTGCCCGGCCTGGCGCAACGCCAGCGCGCGGCGCAACAACAGCCCATCCACGCGGTCGTGGCCGGCGAGCAGGTCCGCCACCTCCGGCGTGCGGTCCCGGTCGAGCAGGAAATCCGCGTAGGCGCCCAGCAGATATACGTCGCGCGGGGCTTGCCCGAGGGCGCGCCGGAACCATGCGTCGGCGCGCGCCGCATCGCCGCGCCGCGCCGCCATCTCGGCCAGGCTCGTCATGGCCCACGCGTCGACGTCCGGCGCGACGCCCGCGTCGCGCGCCACGACACGCTCGAGCAGCCGCTCGCTCGCGGCCAGGCGGCCGTTGACCGCGCCGACGTTGGCGATGCATGTCGCCGTCACGAGTTCGTCGGCCACGTTCGACAGCCGTCCGCAACTGCGCGTCGCGGCCAGGTAGTCGGCACGGACCGTCTCGATGCCGGCGCGGGTCAGCCACGCCTGCGCATTGCCGGGATCGCGCGCCGTGACGGCATCGAGGTCGGCCAGCGCCTCGGGAAAGCGGTGCACGCTCTGCAGCAACGTCGCCCGCAGCAGGCGCACCCGGGGCGGCGGGTCGGCCTGCCGCCACCACGGCGCCAGCGCGGCCTGGGCGTAGCCGAAGTAGCGCGGGTCGGCTTCGCGCCGGCCCGCCTCGATGTAGCGCCGGGCGACGTCGGTGGCCCGGTCGAGGTCACCGGGTGCGCGGGCCAGCTCGGCCCGCAGGCCGCGCAGTTCGGCCTGGCGCGGATCGGCGCGCCAGGGCAGGACTTCGAGCACCTCGGCGCCGTCGGCCGGGATGCGCGGCGCGGCCTGCGCGTGGGCGCACGCGGCCAGGGCCAGCGCCGCCGTCCAGGCATGCAAGACGACGGCGCACTTCATGGCGTCACCGGTCCGGGCTCGGTGTCGTCGGGCACGGAGGGCGGACCGTCGTCGAGCAGCGCCGCTTCCGCGTCGTCGGACGAGGTCGCGACGACGCTCGCCACCTGCGCGGCGAACTTGTCGGGGCCGGCGCTGCCGCCGGGCGTGGGCATGGGCGCGGGCGCCTGCGCCGCGACGGGAGGCTGCGCGTCGTCGTGGCCGCCGCCGCAGGCCGACACGAGGCCCAGCACCAGGCTCATGGTAAATATGCGTTTCATGTCGGCCTCCTCATTGCTGCGGCGAACCCGCCAGCGGGGTCTTCAGGTAGGGGAAGGCGTTCGTGAAAAAGCTGTCGTCCAGATACGCCCCATCCGTGAAATGGATACCGCCGGCCGGCGCGTCGGACGGGGCGCAGCCGAGATTCAACGTGCACAGCTTGCCCATCACGACCCGCAGCGCGATGTCGACGACGTCGTCGCCCGGGCGGCGCCCGTTCGGAAAGCCGGCATTGTCCCCGTCGATCACGCCGAGCCGCTTCTGCGCGCCCATCGCCACCGGTACGATGGACGTGTTCAACCTCAGCATCTCGGACGGCGTGACCTTGGCCGGCTGGTTCAGGCCCTTCACACCGGTCAGGAAGGCGGCGACGAGGTCGTTGCGCGGGAAATTGGTCGGCGCCTTCGCGCCGGCATTGCCATACAGGACTTCGATGAGCGCGGGCAGCGTCGGATTGGTCACGTAGTCCGCGAACTGGGCATCGGCCGACGGCTTGCCGTGGTTGAAGCGGTCCTTGTCCTTCAGGCCGATCACGACCTCGTTCACGAGCGGCATGCCGAGGCGCGACACCTGCGTCCATGGACCGCCCTCTTTCGACGCGCCGACGCCCGTTCCGCTGCCCGGCAGCGGATTCAGCAGGCGGCCCTGGCGCAGGCTCGCCGTCGTCCAGCCGCCGATCACGGGATCGTTGCCGGCCGTGAGGCACGATGCCGCCACCTCGAGTTCGATGCTCGTCACGTTCTTGCCCGCCAGGTCGTCGCGCGCCGCCTTCTCGGCGCCCGCCGCGAACTCGGTCGCCGGCACCTTGATGTTGATGAGGTCGAAGGTTTCGCCCAGGTTGACGACGAACGGATCCTTGCGCTGGCCCACGAACATGCGCGCCGGCGTACCGCAGCCCGGGATGTTCACGTCGTAGACATGCTTGGCGGCATAGGCGGCGTAGTTCGGGATGCTCTTGTTGCCGATATTGTCGAGCGGCTTGTCGAACGTCGTCCCGCCGCCCGCGGCGTTCGTCACGGCCGCGCGCTGGCCGCCCCGCCGGTCGCCGCGCACGACGCTGACCGTGTAGGTCTCGCGTACGTTGGCGCCGGGCGCGTTCGGGTCGGCGATGGCGCCGCCGTTGATCACGAGCGGGATCGACACCTTCTTGCCCCCGACCGTCAGCTGGGCATCCTTGTTCGCGTTCTGGAACCGGAACTGGAAGGTGATGTCTTCCTTCGCATCGCCGTTGTTGTCGATGTGGATTTCATACAAGGCGTCCGGGTCCATCTCGAAATAGTTGGGGCCGGCCTGCGGATCCTGCAGCGGCACGTAGTTCGCAATCAACGTCACGAAACCCGCGCGGCCCGGCTCGTAGCTGCGGAACATATAGAAGTCGGTCGCATCGACCTTGGGCTGGCGCGTGATGAAGGGCGCCTCGCGGTGGCTCGACGCCACGGCCGGCTGCACCAGGGTGCCAAGGGACAGCGCGGCGGCCATCAGACGCAGCTTGGTACCCTTCGATAGATTTTGTTTGTAAGACATTTCTCCCTCCTGTATCGAGCGTCAATATTGATCGGAATGCATGGTCTGCATCGCTTATACGGAGGGTGGGATGAAACGGATTCAAAAAAATCCGATATTTTTTTAGAAGGTCAGTCGAGTCCGGGCCTGCGCCCGGCGCGTCGGCGCCTACCAGCGGCGGTACAGCGCGAACGTCATGCCGCGCTGGTCGGCGGCGCCGGCGGCGCGCGAGAAGGTCGCGCCGACACGGGTGCCCCATGCCGGCGTCCAATAGCGCACCCATGTGGCGCTGCCGCCGCCGGAACGGCTGCGGCCGCCGACGAGACTCAACGGATCGTCGCTGCGGCCGCTGTTGACGGCGACCTCGGCATACGTGTCGGCGTCGCCCGCGTAATACCAGCGCGCCAGCAGACGTTCGCCCGTGCCGCGGGAGCCGGCGGAGACGATGTTCTGGTGACGCAGCTGCAGATACCAGTCGCCCGTGTACTTCGCGATGGCGACCCCGTAGATGTTCACGCGCGCCGCGTAGCCGAGAACGTCGTCGCTGACGGACGCCTCCCAGCCGTTGCCCAGCGACTGGTACAACTCGGCGCGGCCGGCATTCTCCGGGAACAGCCGCGCCGCGGCGGCGCGCTGGTAACGCATATTGGCGTAGGCGCCGGACCACAGGTTGACGTAGCCGTCCAGCGCCCAGGCACGATCCTGCCGGCCGAAGCGGTGCGCGCGCAGCGTCTCGAACGCGAGCGAGCCTGACTTCGTGTAATGGCGCACGCTGATGGTCTGATCGTTCCAGCGCGGGCCGGCGCCGGCGTCCGTCCAACTGGACGACAGCCCCGCGGCCCAGGAGTAGCCGGCCGCGATCGCCGCGTCGGGATTGCCGGGGCGGGGTTGCAGCGCCGTGGACAACGCATCGAATGCGTCGCCCGCGGCGCCGAGGGCGCGCGCCTGGTCCAGGTCGGCGCGCGCCTCGGCATTGCGGCCCAAGGCGCGCAAGGCCCGCCCGCGCCCGACGTACGCGGCGGCGTCGCCCGGCCGCAGCGCGATCAGGCGGCGATAGGCATCGGCGGCTTTGTCCGGCCGGTCGCTCCACAGATACATGTCGCCGAGGGCCGACCACACGTCCGCGTACGTGGGCGACGCGGCGGCGGCGGCGCGCAGGTCGCGCTCGGACTCTTGCCAGCGGCCCAGGCGGGCGTGGACGATGCCGCGGCCGAGCAGCACATCGACGTTGCCCGGCGAACGGGCCAGCAAGGCGTCGTAGGCGGACAGCGCCAGGTCGGGCTGGCCCGCGTTGGCGAGGGCGCGCGCGCTGGCATAGGCGTCATCGAAAGTGGGCGCGGCGGCCGCCTGGGCCGGGACGGAAACGGAAGGTGGCGAGGGAGGCAGCTGGGCAGCGACGGGCATCGGAAAGCGGAAAAGTGGCGGAATCGGGCGCATTGTTAAATGCTGCCCTGCCGAAACTTTGCCGTGTCCGGCCGGGTGCGTCAAGGAGAGCACGACTGCCGCCGGTTCAGGCGGCCGACCCTCCCAGGCGGCACAGGTGGTCGCGCCACATCGCGACCCGCTCCGCCGACAATGCGTGGGCGCGCCCGATCAGGGTCGTGCGCACGGGCCGGATGCCGGCCCGGCCGAGGATCTGGCGCCGCATCATCCGCACGCCATAGCCGCCATACCCCCACCGGTAGATGACGGCCGGCATCCCCATGCTGACGACCAGCCGCGCGCTGCGCCCGCCGAGCAGGCCGGCGCCGAACGACCGCTGAGGGTCGTCCATGAAGACGCCGGGCCGCGTCACGTGCTCCATGAAACCGCGCATCAACGCCGGCATGTCACCCATCCACAGGGGATAGACGAACACGAGGTGGTCCGCGTGCTGGATTGCATCCTGGACGGCCGCGAGTTGAGGCGGGGGCGAACCATGCCACCATTCCGACGGACAGGTGAGCAGTGGAAAACTCATCCGCGCCGGTTCCACGACCTCGACCTCATGGCCGGCGGCGTGCGCACCGTCCACATAGGCCTGGGCAAGCGCATGGCACAGATGCGGGCGATGGCAATCCGGATGGCCCTGGATCAATAGTATGCGTGCCCCCATCAATGGCCGCCATGCTCACGTTCGACTTGTCCGACACTCATTTCTCTCTTTCAATATGTATTCCGTCAACTAGGCTAACTGAACACAACGGTGCTACGTTGCGAGATATCAAAGGTCAGGGATTTTTTCGTGCTACCGAAAGTCTAAGAATATTCCGACTTTTGGACGACACCACAGCAAGAGGACTGAATGCCTTCCAGCCGTGCCAGCCCGCACCGCCCGCGCGCCATTTGCGCCGCGCTGCGGCACGGGCGCAAGATGCTATGCCGGCGCATCGCCGAGATCGCGGCCGGTCCCGACGACATGGTCGCCCACGGCTTCGCCACGCTGGTGGCGGCCGTCGAGGCGGCGTTCCGCCATGAAGAACTGATCATGGAAACGCTGGGCTACGCGCACCTGCACGAACACCGCGAGGAGAACGCCGTCGTGCTGTCGGCCCTGCACCGCGTGCTGCCGGACGTCGAGCAGGGCGACCACGTGCTGGGCCGCCAGGTGCTCGCCGCACTGGACGAGGTGCTCGCGCTGCACCGGCTCAGCGGCGAGCTGGCGCTGACCGTGGCGGCCGAACCGCCGGAGCCGAGGGGCGCGCGGGGTCGCGCGGCGCGCGCCACGCTGCACGTCGCCACGCGCCGCGCGCGCGCCGGCGGCGCCGGTTGAGGGGCCGGGTTCGCGTCACAGGCGCCGCGTCATGTAGAGGGCCTCCGGCGGATACGTCGCCAGGACGCCGGCAGCGCCGGGCGCACACGCATAGCCGAGGCTTTCCCAGAACCGCCGCGAATCCTGCACGGACACGAGCGCGGAGTGAAGCAGCCCGCGGCCGGTCGCATGCGCCAGCAGACGGGCGACGAGGCGGCGCGCGACACCCCGCCCGGCCGCACGCGGCGCCACGGCCAGGTCGTGCAGGTACAGCGTGTCGGGTTCGGGAGGCGGCGCGAACGCACCGCCGAGGGGCGTCACCGTGCCGAGCCGCGACGGGTACGCGAACAGATAGGCGCACACGCCCTGCGCATCGCGCGCGACCAGCGCCGTGTCGGGACTGGCGCGAAGGCGCGCCAGCACGACCCCGGCCGCTTCCCGCATCGCGGGCGGATAGCATGCCGCTTGCACGTCCAGCACGGCGGCGAGGTCGCCCTCTTCCATCGGTTGCAGACGCATCAGGCACCTGCCGGCGCGGCGGTCGGGATCATGCGTTGGGGGCGTATCGGTCATCGTGTTTAGTCGTGGTAGGGCCGGGTGGGCATTATGCAGGAAACACGCATACGCTCCGGTTGCCGTTTTCAAAAGTTTCGCGTTATGGTTCGGGTTCGCAAGACCGGGCCATCCCCGGCACACCTGGAGACACTATGCGTTCCCGCTTCATCGGCAAGGCTACCCTGCCCCTTGCCATCGCCGCGCTGTGCGCGGGTTCCTCCGCCCACGCGGCCAGCCGCACCGACAACGTCGACGTCTTCATCGGCACGGGCGGCGACGGCCACACCTTCCCCGGCGCGACCCGCCCCTTCGGGATGGTGCAACTGAGTCCCGACACGCAGGTCCGCCACTTCCGCCAGAGCTATCCGTGGGCGGCGGGCTACCGCTACGAAGACGACTCCATCCTCGGCTTCTCGCACACGCATTTCTCCGGCGCCGGCCACTCGGACCTGGGCGACGTCCTCCTGATGCCGACGAGCGGCGAAGTGAAACTGGAACCGGGCTATCCCGAGCGCCCGTTCAGCGGCTACCGCTCGCGCTTCTCGCACAAGGACGAGCATGCGGAACCGGGCTATTACGCCGTCAAGCTGCTCGATAACGACGTCGACGTCGAACTGACGGCCGGCGAGCGCGTGGGCCTGCACCGCTACCGCTTCAAGCCGGGGCTCGCTGCGAACGTCATTCTCGACCTGCGCTCGAGCATCTACGACTGGTCCGGCAAGAACCTGTGGTCGCGCCTGCGCCTGCGCGGCGACGATACCGTCACGGGCATGCGCGAGACGCGCGGCTGGGCGCCCGGCCGCCAGCTGTACTTCGCGATCCGGTTCTCGCGCCCCATCGTCGACCACCAGTTGTTGAATCGCGAGGAAGGCGTCGAATACAAGGGCTTCGCGGCGCCGGGCAAGACCTCGGCCGAGAAAGTCCTCGTCGAGGGCAAGGCACTGGAAGGGACGTTCGGCTTCGGGCAGCCTGCCGACGGCACCGTGCTCGTGAAGGTGGCCGTGTCGGCCGTCAGCGAGGATGGCGCGCTGGCCAACCTCGCCGAGTTGCCGGGCTGGGACTTCGACGCCGAGCGCCGGCGCGCGCACGACGCGTGGGAGAACGCGCTGGCCGCCGTCGACGTCGACGCGCCGCGGCCGATGAAGCGCATGGTCTACACCAGCCTGTACCACGCCATGCTGGCCCCGAGCCTGTTCATGGACGCGGACGGCAAGTACCGCGGCCCGGACAACCAGGTGCACGAAGCGAAAGGCTTCCACTTCCACTCCACGTTCTCGCTGTGGGACACGTACCGCGCGCTGCATCCGCTGCTGACCCTCATCCAGCCGGAACGGCGCAACGTCGACTTCGTGCGCTCGCTGATCGAATCGCAGAAGGCCAGCCCCTACGGCATCCTGCCCGTGTGGCAGTTCGCCGGCCAGGAGACGTGGTGCATGATCGGCTACCACGCGGTGCCCGTGATCGCCGACGCGTACCTGAAGGGCTTGAAGGGATTCGACGCCGACGAGGCGCTGCGCGCGATGACGGCCAGCGCCGAGTACGGGCAGTACGGCGGACTGCAACACTATATGAAGCTGGGCTATGTGCCGATCGACCTGGAGCCGGAAGCGGCGTCGAAGACCGTCGAATACGCGTTCGACGACTGGACCATCGCGCGCATGGCGGAACGCATGGGCCGGAAGGATGTCGCGCAGCGTTACTACGAGCGCGCGCAGAACTGGCGCAACGTGTTCGATCCGCAGACGGGCTTCGTGCGCGCGAAAAAATCGGACGGCCAATTCCGCACGCCGTTCGATCCGGTGCGGTCGAACTTCGGCAGCGATTACACCGAGGGCAGCGCGTGGCAGTACTCGTGGTATATGCCGCACGATAACGCGGGCCTCGTGAAGATGCTGGGCGGCGACGCGGGCCTCGTCGGCAAGATCGACCAGGTGTTCGACGCGCAGGTCGACCCGGCCGTCTATGCGCACATGGAAGACATCTCGGGCCTGATCGGCCACTACGCCCACGGCAACGAGCCGTCGCACCATGTGGCGTACCTGTACAACTTCGCGGGCGCGCCGTGGAAGACGCAGGCGCGCCTCGCGCAGATCGTCGCGAGCCAGTACCGCGATGCGCCCGACGGCCTCGCGGGCAACGACGATCTGGGCCAGATGTCGGCCTGGCTCGCGTTCACGGCGCTGGGCTTTTATCCGGTGGCACCAGGCAGCAACGAGTACGTGATCGGCCGGCCGTTCGTCGAACGGGCGACCTTGAACCTGCCGAACGGCAAGCGCTTCACGGTGCGCACCGAAGGGCTGGCGGATGCGAACCCGTACGTCGGCAGCGTGACGTTGAACGGCAAGCCGCTCGCGCGCAGCGTGCTGCGGCACGAGGAGATCGTGGCGGGCGGCGAGCTCGTGTTCCGGATGCAGGCGACGCCGAACAAGGAATGGGGCAAGGCGGCAAGCGCCCGTCCCTACACGCAGACGGCGTATTGATTATAGAGTGGACAGCTTGCTGTCCACGCGTTCAGCCGGCGCATGTCGAACGCGTGGACCGCAAAGCCCTCCACCCTGCCTGTCAACGCCGGCGCATGCTGGCGACGGCGACGCCGCCGAGGATGATCGCGAACCCCGCCGCATGGTACGGATGCGGCGGCTCCTTCAGCAACGGCCACGCCGCCAGGGTCGCGAACAGCGGAATCAGGTACACGGTCAGGCTCGCGCGCGCCGGACCGGCCGCCGCCACGAGGCGGTCGAAGAAGAAGTAGGCGCCCAGGCTCGGCACGACGGCGAGGAAGGCCAGCGCCGCGTACAGGCGGCCGTCCGCGAAGTCCGCCACGTTGCCGGTGGCCGCTTCGAGCGCGGCGAACGGTGCCAGCACGAGCGCACCGCCGCCGATCAGGGCGGCCAGTTTGATGGGGCCCGGCAGCGGTGGCAGCGGCAGGCGCTTGTTGAAGACCGTATAGAACGACCAGCCGCAAGCCGCCAGCACGACCCACAGATCGCCGCGGCCGAATTCCAGCTGTCCCAGCGCGGCGACGTTCCCCTTCGACAGCACGACGAGCACGCCGAGGATCGCGAGGAACAGGCCGCCCGCCTGACGGCGCGACAACGGCGCCTTCCAGACGAGCGTTTCGATCATCGTCACGAGCGCCGGACACGCGGCGAAGATGATGCCCACGTTCGCCGCGCTCGTGTGGCGCGCGCCGACGTATTGCGGCGCGGTCGCGAGACCCATGCCCAGGCCGGCCAGCAGCAGGATGCGCCGCCAGTTCGCGCGCAGCGTGTGACGCAGGGCCCACAGGCGCGGACCGCACGACGGCATCAGGATCAGGAACGCCAGCATCCAGCGCCCGAATGCGAGGAAGACCGGGGGGATACCGGCGCCCTGCGCCCAGCGGGCGACGACGAGGTTGGCCGCGAACAGCGCGGGGGTGATCAGCATGAGCGGCAGTTCGGCTGCGAAGGGACCTTCCCGGTAGCCGGCGCCGGCCCGTGATACTGCATTCGACACGAGGACTCCTGAACGAAAGGCGGCTGGCGCAGCACGCCCGGGTCGGGAATGGTGCGCCGCAAAAAAGCTGGTAAGCGAGCCGCAATGTTAAGGGAGCACGCGCAGAATGTGCTTCTATTCGATAGCGATAACACAGCCACTTTTAGAAGAATCCTCTGGCTCTCCATCGAAAGGGCGATAGAATCTCCACGCTCACATGGAAACCACGAAGGAAGCCCTGCAATGAAAGACGGCCAGCTGGACGAGATCGACCGCCAGATCCTGCGCACCCTCAGCCGCGACGGACGCATCAGCAACCAGAAACTGGCGGAAACGGTGCATTTGTCGCCGACGCCATGCTGGCACCGTGTCAAGACGCTGGAGGAAGCCGGCTTCATCACGGGCTACGTCGCGATGCTGGACCAGCGCGCGCTGGGGATGCCGGACACGGTGATCATCGAGGTGACGGTCGACCGCCACGACGACGAGATCTTCACGGCGTTCCAGGACGCGCTGGCCGACCTGCCGGAAGTGATGGAGGCGTATCTGCTGTCGGGGGAATACGACTACCTGATCAAGGTGGCCGTATCGGGGACGGAAGGGTATGAGCGCTTTTTGCGCCAGAAGCTGTACAAGCTGCCGGGGGTGACGCGCACGCGCTCGACGTTCACGTTGCGTTGCCTGAAACGCGCGCCGTCCGTCACCCCTTGACGGGGAGGTTTACTTCTTCGATTTCAGCTCGGTCAGTTCGGCGCGCAGCTTGCTGCGCTCCGCCGCCGACTTGTCCAGCTTCGCGCGCAGGTCGTCCAATTCGGCGGAGAGGCTGTCGCGCGCCGTCGTGGCGCCCACCAGCTCCATCTCGGCGCGCAGGCGCGCATCCGATTCGGCCGCCATGTCCGCCACCTTGCGCTCCAGTTCCTGGCGCAGCTGCGCCAGCTGCTGTTCCTTGCCGTCGATGGCCAGCTGGTCCTTCGCCTTGCTGACGAGGGCATCCATCGCGACCTGGCGCGCGTTCTTCAATTCCGCATTCAGGCGTTCGATGGTTTCGTCGCGCTCGGCGATGGCTTCTTCCGACGCCGCCGTGACGCTGGCCACCTCTTCGCGCAGGGCGTCGCGTTCGCCTTCGAGGGCTTCGCCCGCTTCGCGCAGGGCTTCGATGTCCGCTTCGTTACGCGCCAGCGCTTCACGGTCGCCGGCGCCGGACTGTTCCGCGAATTTCAGTGCCCAGTCGGCCAGACCGGCCAGCAATTCCTGCGGCAGCTCGGCCTTCGGGGGCACGGGCGGCTTGACGTTCGCCGCACGCCACGCGGCCAGATGCTTGAAGATGGCGTTCGGCGAACCTTCGCCGAGGAAGTCCTGCACCGCTTCGATGGTGACCGCTTCGCCATCCTCCTGCAAACTCTCGGCTGCGCGCGCAACGTCGTCGAATGTGACTTCTTGG
This genomic stretch from Massilia putida harbors:
- a CDS encoding Lrp/AsnC family transcriptional regulator, yielding MKDGQLDEIDRQILRTLSRDGRISNQKLAETVHLSPTPCWHRVKTLEEAGFITGYVAMLDQRALGMPDTVIIEVTVDRHDDEIFTAFQDALADLPEVMEAYLLSGEYDYLIKVAVSGTEGYERFLRQKLYKLPGVTRTRSTFTLRCLKRAPSVTP
- a CDS encoding DNA-binding protein, encoding MAGQEVTFDDVARAAESLQEDGEAVTIEAVQDFLGEGSPNAIFKHLAAWRAANVKPPVPPKAELPQELLAGLADWALKFAEQSGAGDREALARNEADIEALREAGEALEGERDALREEVASVTAASEEAIAERDETIERLNAELKNARQVAMDALVSKAKDQLAIDGKEQQLAQLRQELERKVADMAAESDARLRAEMELVGATTARDSLSAELDDLRAKLDKSAAERSKLRAELTELKSKK